The following are from one region of the Pirellulaceae bacterium genome:
- a CDS encoding creatininase family protein — protein sequence MTLADVRSLAPTVAVLPMGATEPHNLHLPYGTDSLEAWHLARRCCQRANEQGGRVIQLPVVPYGTESNLQAFPLAMNLQPTTVGLVLRDLVESLANSNIHRLLIFNSHGGNDLKPVLRELYGRTPVNLFLCNWYQMIRDLAGQICEHADDHAGEMETSLILAFRPDLVQQADDGSFQADEGRQRQLRFQALREGWVTLTRPWHLLTTNSGSGNPHAATADKGRRLGEAIVQRVAPFLVELSGCQLDSDFPFA from the coding sequence ATGACTTTGGCTGATGTGCGGTCATTGGCGCCCACTGTGGCCGTGTTGCCGATGGGAGCGACTGAACCGCACAATCTGCATTTGCCCTACGGCACCGATTCCTTGGAAGCCTGGCATTTGGCTCGTCGGTGTTGTCAGCGAGCCAACGAACAGGGCGGTCGAGTCATTCAGTTGCCCGTAGTGCCGTACGGTACAGAGTCCAATCTGCAGGCCTTTCCATTGGCGATGAATTTGCAGCCGACGACTGTGGGATTGGTGCTGCGTGATTTGGTGGAGAGTTTAGCGAATTCCAACATACATCGCCTGCTGATCTTCAATAGCCACGGCGGCAACGATCTAAAGCCAGTGTTACGCGAGTTGTATGGCAGGACTCCCGTGAACCTGTTTCTGTGCAACTGGTACCAGATGATTCGTGATCTGGCCGGTCAAATCTGTGAGCATGCGGATGACCATGCTGGCGAAATGGAAACATCGTTGATCTTGGCCTTTCGGCCGGATTTGGTGCAGCAGGCCGACGATGGCAGCTTTCAAGCTGACGAGGGCCGGCAGCGCCAGCTTCGGTTCCAAGCTCTCCGCGAAGGCTGGGTCACGCTAACTCGCCCTTGGCATCTGCTGACCACCAACAGCGGATCAGGCAATCCACATGCTGCTACCGCCGACAAGGGCCGTCGACTTGGTGAAGCCATCGTCCAGCGCGTTGCTCCATTCTTGGTGGAACTGAGCGGCTGCCAGTTGGACTCAGACTTTCCGTTCGCCTGA
- a CDS encoding ATP-binding protein, which translates to MSTAESPLPKYEFFSQLARIINSGQSRSITLAGNVNDLYFDGRQYVPLVQFLLQKTTIAGLIQVVYELNGPVRITDADRGKLREAWAAWKTGVDLGSLPIKEVGADRSNIELRRREFDQYLRDSIGNATQALEFLRQLCICSRTTLSDKLLIFVEAADMLLPAGDGDLSRLNDMQLRRIAIVTDWFSAPDFFAGKDTVCLIAESRSQIHPRVARLPQVLNVDIPAPDYETRKHYIQWQGRQPVGTTIPEADAVGSNPTAALANPEIDELSESTAGLSIHALRQLLLKALYQRQPVSRQDVVEQVEQFIQAQLGEDVVEFSKPSHRLSDVMGFSNLKQFLAEYMIPRLKLSDDRALPGAAVAGPIGGGKTFIFEAVAAELDMPVLVLKGIRSQWFGQTDVIFERLKRVLEALGKVLIFVDEADTQFGGVGEGTHETERRLTGKIQAMMSDPRLRGKVIWLLMTARIQLLSPDIRRPGRVGDLIIPVLDPTGDDRREFIRWLLKPAGQAGEGLVEWLDATGLPHDFSAAGFAALRSQIRALPPSNADELKLRIADFIQPAIGPTRRYQTLQALINCTRRSLLPDPSVTDQQRALWEQEIRLLEAQGIR; encoded by the coding sequence ATGAGCACTGCTGAATCACCGCTGCCCAAGTATGAATTTTTTTCACAGTTGGCGCGCATTATCAACTCGGGGCAGTCGCGATCAATCACATTGGCAGGCAACGTGAACGATCTGTACTTCGATGGTCGACAGTACGTTCCACTGGTTCAATTTTTGCTACAGAAGACTACTATTGCCGGGTTAATTCAGGTCGTCTACGAGTTGAATGGCCCGGTGCGCATCACGGACGCTGATCGCGGCAAGTTGCGTGAGGCTTGGGCAGCCTGGAAGACAGGCGTTGACCTGGGTTCGTTGCCGATCAAGGAAGTGGGTGCCGACCGAAGCAATATCGAACTCCGCCGACGCGAATTCGATCAGTACCTACGCGACTCGATCGGCAATGCCACGCAGGCGCTTGAGTTCCTGCGGCAGTTGTGCATCTGCTCGCGGACCACGCTGAGCGACAAACTGCTGATTTTCGTTGAGGCCGCTGACATGTTGTTGCCGGCCGGAGATGGCGACTTGTCTCGCTTAAATGACATGCAGCTTCGCCGTATAGCCATCGTGACTGATTGGTTCAGCGCTCCCGATTTTTTTGCAGGCAAAGACACTGTGTGTTTGATCGCAGAGTCGCGATCGCAGATTCACCCGCGCGTGGCTCGGCTACCCCAAGTCCTGAATGTCGATATACCAGCGCCCGACTACGAAACTCGCAAACACTACATCCAGTGGCAGGGCAGGCAGCCGGTCGGGACAACCATTCCTGAAGCCGACGCCGTCGGATCAAACCCCACCGCAGCACTCGCTAATCCAGAGATCGACGAACTGTCGGAGTCAACCGCAGGGCTAAGCATTCACGCATTACGACAGTTGCTGCTCAAAGCGCTGTATCAACGTCAGCCAGTATCACGACAAGATGTGGTGGAGCAGGTCGAACAGTTCATTCAGGCACAGCTGGGCGAGGATGTTGTCGAATTCAGCAAGCCATCGCATCGACTGAGCGACGTCATGGGGTTCAGCAACCTCAAGCAATTTCTGGCCGAATATATGATACCCCGATTGAAACTGTCCGATGATCGCGCCTTACCTGGGGCAGCGGTGGCCGGGCCCATTGGCGGTGGCAAGACATTTATCTTTGAAGCGGTTGCGGCTGAGCTGGACATGCCGGTACTAGTGCTCAAGGGCATCCGCAGCCAGTGGTTTGGGCAAACGGACGTGATCTTCGAGCGGCTGAAACGGGTTCTAGAGGCGTTGGGGAAAGTACTGATCTTTGTCGATGAAGCCGACACGCAGTTTGGTGGTGTCGGCGAAGGGACACATGAGACCGAGCGACGTCTGACGGGTAAGATTCAGGCGATGATGAGCGACCCGCGCTTACGCGGCAAAGTCATCTGGCTGCTCATGACCGCTCGAATTCAATTGCTATCGCCAGACATTCGGCGACCGGGCCGCGTAGGCGATTTGATCATCCCGGTGCTGGATCCGACCGGCGATGACCGGCGCGAGTTCATTCGCTGGCTACTCAAACCTGCGGGACAAGCCGGTGAGGGGTTGGTCGAATGGCTTGACGCGACGGGCTTGCCGCACGATTTTTCAGCGGCTGGGTTTGCCGCCCTCCGCAGCCAGATCCGAGCCCTACCACCGAGCAACGCCGACGAATTGAAACTGAGGATCGCTGATTTTATTCAGCCAGCCATTGGTCCTACACGACGCTACCAAACGCTGCAAGCGCTGATTAACTGCACGCGCCGCAGCCTATTGCCCGATCCATCGGTGACCGACCAGCAGCGGGCGCTTTGGGAACAGGAAATCCGCCTGCTTGAAGCCCAAGGCATTCGCTGA
- a CDS encoding ATP-grasp domain-containing protein, with the protein MKPLRVLTLVNASFIPPETMDGKSEREINEWKTEFDVVSTLKEMGHEVEILGLNDDISPLRQAILESQPHVVFNLLEEFSGVVTYDSAIVSFLELKRQAYTGCNPRGLLLSKDKALCKKILSFHRIPSPHFTVFPIGRKVVRPVRLKYPIFVKSVVDDASLGIAQASVVNNDDELKTRVAFIHEHTQADALAEEFIEGRELYVGVLGNKRLQTMPIWELKFTKSDTPLIATRKVKWDRKYQEKLGVITGPATDLTDTQHREIARLCKRIYNSLDLTGYARMDLRLRPDGRVFVLEANANPNLAYGEDFAESAEVAGISYEELLSKIIGLGMSYHAPWKNR; encoded by the coding sequence ATGAAACCGCTCCGCGTGCTCACGCTGGTCAATGCCAGTTTCATTCCACCGGAAACGATGGATGGCAAGTCGGAGCGTGAAATCAATGAGTGGAAGACTGAATTTGATGTGGTCTCGACCCTCAAAGAGATGGGGCACGAAGTCGAAATTCTCGGTCTGAACGACGATATCTCGCCGTTGCGTCAGGCGATCCTCGAAAGTCAGCCGCACGTTGTCTTCAATCTTCTGGAAGAATTTAGCGGTGTCGTGACCTACGACAGCGCCATCGTCAGCTTTTTAGAACTGAAGCGCCAAGCCTACACGGGCTGCAATCCGCGTGGTCTCCTACTTTCCAAAGACAAAGCCCTGTGCAAGAAGATACTGTCGTTTCATCGCATACCATCTCCTCACTTCACGGTCTTTCCCATCGGTCGTAAAGTTGTTCGGCCGGTTCGCTTAAAATATCCCATCTTCGTCAAGTCCGTCGTAGATGACGCCTCACTGGGAATCGCCCAAGCTTCCGTAGTTAACAACGACGACGAATTAAAAACCCGCGTGGCCTTTATACACGAGCATACTCAAGCCGATGCATTGGCTGAAGAGTTCATCGAGGGCCGCGAACTGTACGTCGGCGTACTGGGCAATAAGCGCTTGCAAACGATGCCAATATGGGAATTGAAATTCACCAAGAGCGATACGCCGCTGATTGCCACACGCAAAGTCAAGTGGGATCGCAAGTACCAGGAAAAGCTAGGTGTTATTACCGGACCCGCCACAGATTTGACCGATACGCAACATCGCGAAATAGCTCGACTATGTAAACGCATCTACAATTCATTGGACCTCACCGGCTATGCGCGCATGGACCTGCGTTTGCGTCCCGATGGCCGGGTATTTGTGTTAGAAGCCAATGCCAATCCGAATTTGGCCTACGGCGAAGATTTTGCTGAATCGGCTGAGGTAGCTGGCATCAGCTACGAAGAGTTGCTGAGCAAGATTATCGGCTTGGGCATGAGCTATCACGCGCCCTGGAAAAATCGGTGA
- a CDS encoding putative zinc-binding metallopeptidase, with the protein MISSRKLERMTDAELFQVRMCDLKLTLRGSMVQQCLKQLYQELGQRGLRFRPHVWLSDEWFSPDGVPGIAIPFYLAHPRLMRLERKQMLEVEGGNSEWCMKILRHEAGHAIDTAYRLRRRKSYRQVFGRVSTPYPTYYRPKPYSRDYVLHLDMWYAQSHPTEDFAESFAVWLRPRSRWNTQYKNWPALKKLEYVNQIMAELDGRKPLVNSKVHIDPLSTITTTLGDHYHHKRQYYGVDHPNFYDRDLLRIFSDKNEYASKSSASQFLRLIRTELRGCVSKWTGESQYTIDQVLTEMIDRCRDLRLRLTGSEADAKRDMMLLLTVQTMNYLHQGYHRVAL; encoded by the coding sequence ATGATTAGTTCGCGGAAATTAGAGCGAATGACGGACGCCGAGTTGTTTCAAGTGCGTATGTGCGACTTGAAGTTAACATTGCGTGGCTCGATGGTCCAGCAGTGTCTCAAACAGCTTTACCAGGAGCTTGGCCAACGCGGGTTGCGGTTCCGCCCACACGTCTGGCTGTCCGATGAATGGTTCTCGCCGGATGGCGTGCCGGGCATCGCCATCCCATTCTACTTGGCACATCCGCGTTTGATGCGTCTAGAACGCAAGCAGATGTTAGAAGTCGAAGGCGGTAACAGCGAATGGTGCATGAAGATCTTGCGGCACGAGGCGGGGCATGCGATTGATACCGCCTATCGACTGAGGCGTCGCAAGTCTTATCGCCAGGTGTTTGGTCGCGTATCCACACCCTATCCTACATATTATCGGCCCAAACCGTACAGCCGCGACTATGTGCTTCATTTGGATATGTGGTATGCACAAAGCCATCCGACGGAAGATTTTGCCGAGTCGTTTGCCGTCTGGTTGCGTCCTCGATCGCGATGGAATACCCAGTACAAGAACTGGCCAGCACTGAAGAAATTGGAGTATGTCAATCAAATCATGGCCGAACTAGATGGTCGCAAGCCACTGGTCAACTCGAAGGTGCACATTGATCCGCTGAGTACAATCACTACTACGCTGGGCGATCACTATCACCACAAACGGCAGTATTATGGCGTCGATCATCCCAACTTTTACGATCGGGATTTGTTGCGCATCTTCTCCGACAAGAACGAGTATGCCAGTAAATCCTCGGCTTCGCAGTTTTTACGGCTGATTCGTACCGAATTGCGGGGCTGCGTGTCGAAATGGACTGGAGAGTCGCAGTACACCATCGACCAGGTATTGACTGAGATGATTGACCGCTGCCGCGATCTCCGGCTGCGGTTGACTGGTAGCGAAGCTGATGCGAAACGGGATATGATGTTGCTGTTGACCGTTCAAACGATGAACTATCTGCATCAAGGCTATCATCGGGTGGCCTTATGA
- the rpmB gene encoding 50S ribosomal protein L28: MASQCAICSKKPVVGNSVEIRGKAKYLGGVGTKVTGITRRRFKPNLQSIRVELPSGEHRRLRVCTQCIRSGLVRKVVRQKPFAVPAAK, encoded by the coding sequence ATGGCCAGTCAGTGTGCCATTTGCAGCAAGAAACCAGTTGTCGGAAACAGCGTCGAAATTCGGGGTAAGGCCAAGTACTTGGGTGGCGTCGGTACCAAGGTAACTGGGATTACTCGCCGTAGATTCAAGCCGAACTTGCAGTCCATTCGGGTCGAACTGCCCAGTGGTGAGCATCGTCGGCTGAGGGTCTGCACGCAATGTATTCGTAGCGGCCTGGTTCGCAAGGTCGTCAGGCAGAAGCCATTTGCAGTGCCGGCGGCCAAATAG
- the gatC gene encoding Asp-tRNA(Asn)/Glu-tRNA(Gln) amidotransferase subunit GatC encodes MQLSRDDVRKVAALAKLELSDSQLDDVAEKLRNVLRLVDQLSQVDTTGVEEMAHPVDVHSVTRGDQIQAGLPREAALRNAPQTDGEFFLVPPVLG; translated from the coding sequence ATGCAGCTTTCGCGTGATGACGTACGTAAGGTAGCAGCGCTTGCCAAATTGGAGCTGAGCGATAGCCAACTGGATGATGTCGCCGAAAAGCTACGGAATGTACTGCGATTAGTCGACCAGCTGAGTCAAGTCGACACCACGGGCGTGGAGGAGATGGCACACCCGGTAGACGTGCATTCAGTGACTCGTGGCGACCAAATTCAGGCCGGGTTGCCGCGCGAGGCAGCTCTCAGGAACGCGCCACAAACCGACGGCGAATTCTTCCTGGTGCCTCCGGTATTGGGATAA
- the gatA gene encoding Asp-tRNA(Asn)/Glu-tRNA(Gln) amidotransferase subunit GatA, translating into MKLENLSAVALGKKIAAREISCREATAYFLQRSQELDPQVGAYISLLDESAVLAEAQRVDQHLSGKVHNFLAKQSPLTGVPVAIKDVLCLEGWPTTCGSRMLKEYRPPYTATAVDRLQQAGLVVLGKTNMDEFAMGSSTENSALGVTRNPWALDRTPGGSSGGSAAVLAAGMSPLAIGSDTGGSVRQPAAFCGVCGLKPTYGLISRWGLVAYASSLDQVGPMAHHVEDVAALLQIMAGHDPRDSTSLNVALPDYVQQLDQPLDGLRVGIVSEHLHHGSLDSQIVSAVQQACRLLQELGARLVEIHLPHSAHSVAAYYVIAPCEASSNLARYEAAHYGFRAPKNSDHQSVTIRDAAGRQSASNLGSNEPSPLERMMIASRSQGLGDEVKRRILLGTFALSAGYADAYYKQALRVRRLIAQDYQSAFQQVDVLLGPVAPSPAYVLGEKVDDPVQMYLGDLFTVEANLVGLPALSLPAGMSNSGLPLAIQLQAPQLQESRLLATAHQLQRAGLFEPQIAPLG; encoded by the coding sequence ATGAAGCTTGAAAATCTATCCGCCGTTGCATTGGGCAAGAAGATCGCTGCTCGGGAGATATCCTGCCGGGAGGCCACGGCCTACTTTCTCCAACGCTCTCAAGAGCTTGACCCACAGGTTGGTGCCTACATTAGCCTGCTGGATGAGTCCGCCGTATTGGCAGAAGCACAACGTGTCGATCAGCATTTGTCTGGCAAAGTTCACAATTTTCTGGCGAAGCAGTCGCCCCTGACCGGAGTACCCGTAGCCATCAAAGACGTGCTGTGCCTGGAAGGCTGGCCAACGACTTGCGGGTCGCGGATGTTAAAAGAGTACCGTCCGCCATATACCGCGACTGCCGTCGACCGGCTGCAACAGGCGGGACTGGTCGTGCTGGGCAAGACCAACATGGACGAATTCGCGATGGGTTCCAGTACGGAAAACAGCGCGTTGGGTGTGACTCGCAATCCCTGGGCGCTCGACCGCACTCCGGGCGGATCCAGTGGCGGCTCCGCAGCCGTATTGGCGGCTGGCATGTCGCCGCTGGCCATAGGATCGGACACGGGTGGCTCGGTTCGCCAACCAGCAGCTTTTTGTGGCGTATGTGGCCTGAAGCCAACCTATGGCCTGATCAGTCGCTGGGGACTGGTTGCCTATGCCAGCAGTTTGGATCAAGTCGGTCCGATGGCCCATCACGTTGAAGACGTGGCCGCTCTCTTGCAAATTATGGCCGGTCACGATCCGCGCGACAGCACCTCGCTGAATGTAGCTCTACCAGACTATGTGCAGCAGCTTGACCAACCGCTGGATGGACTGCGCGTGGGCATCGTTAGCGAACACCTGCACCATGGTTCGCTGGACAGCCAAATCGTGTCAGCTGTGCAGCAGGCCTGCAGGCTGCTGCAAGAGCTGGGGGCTAGGCTGGTTGAAATTCACCTTCCGCATAGCGCACACTCGGTGGCTGCGTACTATGTGATCGCGCCCTGTGAAGCCAGCAGCAACTTGGCACGTTATGAGGCAGCGCATTATGGCTTTCGCGCCCCCAAAAATTCCGATCACCAATCCGTGACCATTAGAGACGCTGCAGGCCGCCAATCCGCCAGCAACTTAGGTTCAAACGAGCCATCGCCACTGGAGCGGATGATGATCGCCAGCCGCAGTCAGGGATTGGGAGATGAAGTCAAACGTCGCATCCTGCTGGGCACGTTTGCACTCAGTGCTGGATACGCGGATGCTTATTATAAACAGGCGTTGCGAGTTCGCCGTTTGATCGCTCAAGACTACCAATCGGCTTTTCAACAGGTCGATGTACTACTGGGACCGGTCGCACCATCTCCGGCCTACGTCCTCGGTGAAAAGGTTGACGATCCGGTACAAATGTATTTGGGGGATCTGTTTACGGTGGAGGCCAATTTAGTCGGCTTACCTGCCTTGTCGCTACCGGCTGGCATGAGCAATAGTGGCTTGCCGCTGGCGATTCAGTTGCAGGCTCCCCAGCTACAAGAATCGCGATTGTTGGCTACTGCGCATCAGCTCCAACGCGCGGGCCTATTTGAGCCGCAGATTGCACCGCTTGGCTGA
- the gatB gene encoding Asp-tRNA(Asn)/Glu-tRNA(Gln) amidotransferase subunit GatB: MSAVPYRLVVGLEVHVQLATNTKLFCSCSTKFGAPPNTQVCPVCLAQPGALPVLNARAVELAIRTGLALNCRIDPVTKWDRKNYFYPDLPKGYQISQFDRPICGEGYLQFPDPDSPGDLLTVRLIRAHLEEDAGKSLHDESSGTADSRIDLNRAGTPLLEIVSYPDISSPAAAKAYLTDLRLLLIYLGVSDCNMQEGSLRADANVNLHIPQADGQTVATPIVELKNLNSFRAVERAVAYEAQRQYDHWQRTGQTIHDAPKQTRGWDDNAGVTKAQREKEESADYRYFPDPDLVPLKVTADMLAQQRQLMGELPAAARTRLQNQFGLKAYDADVIVSQGRPVVQYYDALVGGGADARRASSWLQQDVLRTLKEHSWSIEQFPISSQRLGELLQAIDQGNLDNARARNVFQYLLEHDVSISQAIEALGIKQIDSSQLTDLCQLLLQENPQVVVQFREGNTKALGYLVGAAKKKDPNVDPKQVRELCEKLIQAM; the protein is encoded by the coding sequence ATGAGTGCTGTACCTTATCGACTGGTAGTTGGCTTGGAAGTCCATGTGCAACTGGCCACCAACACTAAACTGTTTTGCAGTTGCTCAACGAAATTTGGCGCTCCGCCCAACACCCAGGTTTGTCCCGTTTGCTTGGCTCAGCCCGGAGCGCTGCCGGTATTGAACGCCCGGGCTGTCGAACTGGCCATTCGTACGGGATTAGCGCTCAATTGTAGAATCGACCCGGTCACCAAGTGGGATCGCAAGAACTATTTCTATCCAGACCTACCTAAGGGATATCAGATCAGCCAGTTCGACCGGCCGATCTGCGGCGAGGGGTACTTGCAGTTTCCCGACCCCGATTCGCCAGGTGACTTACTGACTGTGCGATTGATTCGCGCGCATCTGGAAGAGGACGCTGGCAAGAGCCTGCACGACGAATCGTCAGGTACAGCCGACAGTCGAATCGACCTCAATCGCGCAGGCACGCCACTCTTGGAGATCGTATCCTATCCCGACATTTCCAGCCCTGCAGCTGCCAAAGCCTATTTGACTGACCTACGTTTGCTGCTGATCTACTTGGGGGTATCAGATTGCAATATGCAAGAGGGCAGCTTACGAGCCGACGCCAATGTCAACTTGCATATTCCACAAGCCGACGGCCAGACTGTCGCCACCCCAATTGTAGAACTCAAGAATCTGAACAGTTTTCGAGCGGTCGAACGAGCCGTGGCCTATGAAGCGCAGCGACAGTATGATCATTGGCAACGCACTGGCCAGACGATCCACGACGCTCCCAAACAGACTCGCGGCTGGGACGATAATGCTGGTGTTACCAAGGCCCAACGCGAAAAAGAAGAATCTGCTGACTATCGCTACTTTCCCGACCCAGACTTGGTACCGCTCAAAGTCACCGCAGACATGCTCGCCCAGCAGCGGCAATTGATGGGCGAGCTGCCCGCAGCCGCGCGGACTCGATTGCAGAATCAATTCGGCCTGAAGGCCTACGACGCCGACGTCATAGTTTCTCAAGGGCGTCCCGTGGTTCAATACTACGATGCGTTGGTCGGTGGCGGCGCGGACGCTCGGCGGGCAAGTAGTTGGCTACAACAGGATGTGCTGCGAACGTTAAAAGAGCACAGCTGGTCCATCGAACAATTCCCGATTTCCAGTCAGCGACTGGGCGAATTGCTACAGGCGATTGACCAAGGGAATCTGGACAACGCGCGCGCCAGGAATGTCTTTCAATATCTGCTGGAACACGATGTTTCGATTTCGCAGGCCATCGAGGCTTTGGGAATTAAACAGATCGATAGCAGTCAACTGACCGACTTGTGCCAGCTACTGCTTCAGGAAAATCCACAAGTAGTTGTTCAATTCCGTGAGGGGAATACCAAAGCCTTAGGCTACCTGGTCGGTGCCGCGAAGAAGAAAGATCCGAACGTCGATCCCAAACAGGTACGTGAATTGTGCGAGAAACTGATTCAGGCAATGTGA
- a CDS encoding adenosylmethionine-8-amino-7-oxononanoate aminotransferase, translating to MSHKIAGTIVQVDQAGNLITDIPSERLTSAPTDDSLRVTVDEHETFGLFAPDHGQPDMTLIAIVAPGEPLTVMLVGDSARAMLGVSVGAAVSVQW from the coding sequence GTGTCACACAAAATTGCGGGAACCATCGTTCAAGTCGATCAGGCTGGCAACTTGATTACCGACATTCCAAGCGAAAGACTGACATCTGCACCGACTGATGATTCACTGCGAGTGACCGTCGATGAACACGAAACGTTCGGCCTGTTCGCGCCAGACCATGGACAACCTGACATGACGCTGATCGCCATCGTGGCTCCTGGCGAGCCGCTAACGGTCATGTTGGTCGGCGATAGCGCTCGAGCCATGCTCGGAGTGTCCGTAGGTGCAGCAGTTTCAGTTCAATGGTAA
- the bioA gene encoding adenosylmethionine--8-amino-7-oxononanoate transaminase encodes MSDQQHVDRHHYWHAFTQMAEYEPLIIDSAQGVWLMDVNGRRLLDGCSSMWCNVHGHRHPVIDQAIRQQLERVAHVTSLGMSNPTTIELTSKLVEVAPEGLECVFFSSDGASAVEVALKMAFQYWRQIQPAQPQRDLYLALGSAYHGDTLGSVSVGGVARFHAMFSPLLFDVLRGPCPDTYRGPESVSATDLTTYYLSEYRKLFERFGQRIAAVIVEPLLQAAAGMVLHPPGFLRGLANMARDYGTLLIADEIATGMGRTGKMWACQWEDVRPDLLCTGKGLSGGYLPIAATLTTREIWNAFLGEYSQSRSFFHGHTYAGNPLASAAALATLRVFDEEQTLVQVRKNSSYLAESLAPLKAHPHIGDVRLCGLAAAIELVQHRDLKIGFPWQAKVGQQMCQRILEYGVWMRPLGNVLVIMPPLRITSSEIDILVAAIRRALAEQFTNSK; translated from the coding sequence ATGTCAGATCAACAGCACGTCGATCGCCATCACTATTGGCATGCGTTCACGCAGATGGCCGAGTACGAACCGCTGATCATTGATTCGGCTCAGGGCGTATGGCTGATGGATGTCAATGGTCGGAGGTTGCTGGATGGTTGCAGCAGTATGTGGTGCAATGTCCATGGTCATCGCCATCCGGTCATCGATCAAGCTATTCGACAACAGTTAGAACGCGTTGCCCATGTCACGTCGTTGGGAATGAGCAATCCGACGACGATCGAGCTGACATCGAAATTGGTGGAGGTAGCTCCTGAGGGTTTGGAATGCGTTTTTTTCAGCAGCGATGGCGCCAGCGCAGTGGAGGTCGCGCTGAAGATGGCCTTTCAGTATTGGCGACAGATTCAGCCTGCCCAACCGCAGCGGGACCTCTATCTGGCGTTAGGCAGTGCTTACCACGGCGATACGCTGGGTTCGGTCAGCGTTGGCGGTGTGGCGCGCTTTCATGCGATGTTTTCGCCGTTGTTGTTCGATGTTCTGCGAGGCCCCTGCCCCGACACCTATCGTGGCCCCGAAAGTGTGTCAGCCACGGACCTGACCACATACTACCTCTCTGAATACCGAAAGCTGTTCGAACGCTTTGGCCAGCGCATTGCGGCGGTGATTGTCGAACCGCTGCTGCAGGCAGCTGCTGGAATGGTCCTGCATCCGCCGGGGTTCCTGCGTGGTTTGGCCAACATGGCGCGAGACTATGGAACACTCTTGATTGCCGATGAGATTGCGACAGGCATGGGACGGACCGGCAAGATGTGGGCCTGCCAGTGGGAAGATGTGCGACCCGACTTGCTGTGCACCGGAAAAGGACTTAGCGGCGGTTATTTGCCGATTGCCGCCACGTTGACGACTCGAGAAATATGGAATGCGTTCTTGGGTGAATATAGTCAGTCGCGATCCTTTTTTCATGGACACACGTACGCTGGAAATCCGCTGGCCAGCGCGGCGGCCTTGGCTACGCTTCGAGTCTTCGATGAAGAACAAACATTGGTGCAAGTCCGTAAGAATTCCAGTTATCTTGCAGAAAGCTTGGCCCCACTGAAAGCGCATCCGCATATTGGCGATGTTCGCCTATGCGGGTTGGCGGCAGCAATCGAACTGGTTCAGCATCGCGACTTGAAAATCGGCTTTCCCTGGCAAGCCAAAGTTGGCCAGCAGATGTGCCAGCGAATATTGGAATATGGCGTCTGGATGCGGCCTTTGGGCAACGTGCTGGTCATCATGCCCCCGTTGCGCATTACCAGCAGCGAGATCGACATTCTGGTTGCAGCGATTCGTCGTGCGCTGGCTGAGCAGTTTACGAATAGTAAATAA